The stretch of DNA CTCGGACGACCATGGCTGGAACGGAGACTCCGAACGTGAAATCAGAGACGACGAGTGCACCAGTTGAAAATAGCAATGAGAATCCACGCGATCGTAATCCGCCGGGCGGCGGTAATCGTGGACCTCGCGGCCGAAAAGGTGGAACACGATTTTCAGGAAACCGCGGCGGCGGAATGGGCGGCATTGGAGGCGGCGGCGGAAGAAACAATGAAGCggtaatttttttagtatatttttaaattttagaaattttaaactaaactTGGAGTTCGGCTTGGAAATTGCTCAGGATGTAGCCGCGTCATTCCGGCGCCATGTTTTATCGATGAATAAGACTTGATTCTACGAACCGGCTGTGTTCATGCCTTGGTCGATGTTTAATCGTAGATTATGAAATGGTTCTATTTTCGACACGTGCTCAAAGCAGTTACTAAGATAGTAttttcatgtatatatttatgatagtgagaacaatgcaaaatttagaaattcgCGTGAGATTACTGcgttttttacaataaaatatacggttcttataaaacaaaaataatgtattcatGATTTGCATGCTTCTGTATGCGATAGTGTTGGGCTATTAAATCCGATAATGTTGAgcaattaaaagaaagtttctgCAATTAGAAGACTTAGGTAAAATGGCGCCTTTGTGCGCAGAATGGTGGTCTCTTAAATTCTCACGGTACAAATGCATATCAGGATCtgagatatacataattttttttttctctttattattaaatggggatgatataatttttatacaaatttgtacatagaataatttaatcttaatttatgttacattaatattgtttaaataattaaatatgcaaataataaattaaaaaatttaaacttgtattaaaaattgccgTAGTGAAAAAATGTAGCaaatatgaaaagaaatttgtattttaacatGTCCACATGgtcatgtaataaatattaagaattgccgtagtgaaaaattatattaaatacataaaaaaatatgtattctaACGTGTCCACATGAtcacacaataataaaatattaaaagttgcTAAAGTGaacaaatatatgaaatatgaaaagaaGTATACATTCTAACATATCCATgttatatgatattaaaagttcccttaatgaaaaattgtattagaTACGAAAAGAAGTATACTAATATGTCCACGTGGTCAcacaataaacattaaaagtcactataatgcaaaaatatatcaaatatgaaaaaagagTATATGTTTTAACGTATTTATGTGTtacaataaatagatattgCAAAAACAACACAAGAGAAGAAATATTGAGGTTCTAtagtacatatatttataatattgcacattaaagtaattgtaattattttttacagatgAAAATGGGTGATTCTATGGATGGTGGCATGGATAACCCAATGTCTGAAGGCATGGGTGGCGGAATGGGAGGAGGTGGAATGGGAGGTGGTGGCATGGGCATGAATCGTGGTGGCGGAATGCgtggaggaggaagaggaggtcGTGGCGGTGGCGATAGAAGTATGCCCAACAGATCAcaagatgtaaatatatatttttttatttttttacgacttTGATCTGTTATCAAAATAGCTgctatattaaactttgatatttctaGGATCGATTGATGGAACGCATTATGGCCATCAGTGGTCCTACCCATGAACTGCCTTTACAGGACACAACAGAAAAGAAGTTTAGTGGCAGAAATCGCTTATATATTGGAAATTTGACAAATGATGTAAGTGAGGAAGAAATACAAAccatgtttcaaaaatatggaGAAATATCCGAGCTGTTTGTGAACAAAGAGAAAAGCTTCGCCTTCCTCAGAATGGTAATTACAAACCATATAAGACTgtttaatgattaaataacaatgataatataaaatttttttttttaatataagatgattataaaaattaccgTTTGACATATAATGATAAGAATGTTTGGctgtataattttgaaatgattacatgattattattaagatgttatatattttataattgcatgtaaaaaaataattttttttttttgcttcagGATTATAAGGCAAATGCTGAAGCAGCAAAGCGTGAACTAGATGGTACGATGCGCAAAGGTCGTGCATTGAAAGTACGCTTTGCTCCTCATTCAtcgacgataaaaataaagaatctcACCCCATGGACATCTAACGAGCTTCTCGAGAGAGCCTTTAGTGTGTTTGGTGAAATCGAACGCGCTATTGTCAAAGTTGACGAGAGGGGTAAAAGCACTGGGGAAGGTATCGTCGAATTTTGTCGGAAACCGTCTGCTCAGCTGGCTTTAAGAAAATGTACAGAGGGTTGTTACTTCATTACTGcgtaagttaataaaatttttgacaaaatgcCCCGCAGCCACGCTTGGTTGATGTATTCTAATCACCAAGTGcctaataataaatgttggGGAATAAAAAAGTGTAGTTTCTTATAGGAAACATGATCGATTAGTTCCATAATCGGTTGTGTGCTGAAAAGTGAAACAcaagattattgaaaaaaagaaaaatatattgatataaaaagtaaaaagaaaaataacataaattattgtgTTGGTTTAGTTCACTTAGACCAGTAGTTGTGGAACCATTTGAGCAACAAGATGACGTGGATGGCTATCCTGATAAGAATTTGCCACGCAAGAATCCGGAGTTCTTCAAAGCTCGTGACATTGGACCACGCTTCGCACAAATAGGTAGCTTCGAGCATGAATACGGTACAAGATGGAAGCAGTTACACGAATTATACAAACAGAAGGAAGAGGCTCTTAAACGAGAAATGGCAatggaagaagaaaaattggaGGCCCAAATGGAATTTGCCAGATACGAACATGAGACGGAACTTCTGAGAGAACGTGAGTATTTGGATATTATTGCGTAAAAAACACTTttcttacaattatataaacgaTTGTATCTTCATCGCAGAACTGCGTATGCGCGAGGCGGATCGTGAAAGGCAGAAGAGAGAATGGGAGATGAAAGAGCGACAGGCCGAAGAGCAGAGGACTCGCGAAGAAGAATTGAGACGGCGTCAGCAGGAAGAAATGGCGATGCGCATCAGGAGACAGGAAGAGGAATTACACAGGCGTCAACAGGAAAATAACTTGTTTATGCAGGTAAGATTGAGTggcaaaattgttttattttttaaatgctccattctgcatttttttttacactgaaaatgaatttaatatttcgattattaacaaatatttataattgcatctttttttattcaaggaGCAGGCAATTCGTAGCGGTGGTGGAAAAAATTACGATTCTGTCAGTAACAATGACCGCGATGGATATGGTCAACCTGATGGTAAGTACTGAgcttttgagaaaaaaataaaatgaaaagttGACTACTCTAgagatgtttaattaaattaaattattaattttatttttattagctaTTGTATATAGTTATAACTTCTCTACGTGCAAACTATAAATGTGTTGATAGTTTTTTGACAAAACCCCGAAGCCACGCTTGTTTGATGAATTCTAATCACCAAGTGCctaataataaatgtgcaGGGGAATAGAAAAGTGTAGTTTCTTATAGGAAACATGGCCGATTAGTTGCATAATCGGTTGTGTGCTGAAAAGTGAAACACAAGatcattgaaaaaagaaaaatatattgatttaaaaagttaaaaaaaaaataacaaattattgtgTTGGTTCAGTTCAACTAAATAGCAATTTATCATTTGCAGCAATTTGTCAGTATTATCGTAGTTTTTAACaatgtatttgttttatttttttacaggcGGAAGCGGCATGCCAGTGGTAacgtattctttttatttactattttcttcTCTAATTTACATTACAGCATTAAGTTGTTTTTTCTCGcaacatttgatttttttctatggACATTCCTTTTTTTCATTCTCGGGCGGTACAATTTTTCGAAACATATTTTCATGCGTTTTACGCAAACTTCATTCATTACAATGAGTGGAATATTGCGTCATGCATGATAAAATGCAATTGTTTCTGTGGTGTATAAAAAACACCATAAAGTTAAATTAGGAGGGTTTGTAAACCCTATTTTATCCCCAGTTGAGCATGCTCTTCAATATAAACAGAGTTCTAATGTCTGCAAAATCAACAAATTGTCTTCATTATCTTGCTTTTAATTGATCTTGTAAGAAAGTATCAAAAATCTATTTCCGATAGTTATAACATGTGGAGGAATCAATGATGCGCATAGTAACATACTTGCCCAATGTGAAAAACGACACTCTTCAGTGTTACGTTGAGTGTCGACACTAGCACTGACTTTAGTTATATTTAGAATGATCTTCGTTAACCAGCATTGCCATGTGTAAAGATCTGTAAACGATTATATAGCTACTGCTATATCTAACTAACATATTTCTACTGACGATAGGTATGATTATTTCGTTTTGCATCTGATATTAAGATgcacaaatatttgaatttacaTATCTTACTGCTCTTATTATGGCACGAAATCTTCCCTCGAAAGTGCTGACACCAATAACTTTACAATGAAAATTTTCTCAAGCTTCTgactttataataaatatgggtGCGTTTGCGAATAGCGcaatatctaaattttattgcaatcatCAAATAGGGGCAAATTAATGAATTGTAacgttaattaaaacaaaaacattctACTGCTCTTCTTGCTACAGAATATCGCAGCTAGAGATAGCGGCGATAAATTAATCATCATCGTTAATTGATCTCGTGAcaaacgaataaaatttacttaacaGGTTTCGCATACCGATTAATATAATTAGGATATTAGACAGAAAACTTATTTCAGGTGATTTTTGATCATTCGAAATTATAAGATTAGGCCACATGTGGCTTATCTTTGTGATGTACATCTTTCTGAAAACGATTATTTTAGATCTGTGAATATAATTGCCACATTGGTCTCTCCACATGGTTGCAGACAGGAGACTCTGTGGCCTATTATTCTGTAGTAGCATTAAGATTCGTTTACTATGGAACCTGAGATATTCACAATCTTGTATCACGGCGTTTACATAATGCCTTGTGtaacagattaaaattatataacgaCAAAAGGTTTTCTCGAACAACATGGTTCCACAGTAATATGTATTGACCAAGAAATGCCCAACTAGACTTTTCTCCAATAGAAAATAGTTACATCAAGATATCgtctacaaaaatatttccaaggAGATTTGATCCTTGAATGCGTGTAGATATCTTCGTAGAATTTACATATAGATCAATCTgagaattttattgatttattttaaactttattagtTCTCGAATGTTTATACGAAGCATACTGTTCGCGGGATACTAATGTCCATTTTATTGTATGCTTATTACAGGAACGCTTTACGCTGACTTACGACACGATACATCTTTGAAGGACGAGCATTACTGGGAAAAGAGTTTGCTTAGAGACCTTGATCACGCCTCTTTGCTGCTTGCCTTTATGCTCGGAGCTTCAAAATTGTGCAAGTGTGTCAAATCACTTTACTATTAAGCGACCAAAAGTTATCTTCAGCTTTTCCTAACGTGTGTGAAATGTGTGATTCGTCACACGATTAACTGGATTAACCGATTTTATTCTGAGATATTTATGTGCACTTATTGTTTCTTAGGTCTTTATTACTCTGATTATTCTCTATTAGTCATATTGTTGGGGTTGggaaattttcacaaaaatttcatttaggttaattattacaaaacataGGCGTACAAACAATGGCGTTTGTACTATGTCACGTCTACAGACAAGAAACGTAGACAATTTCTGCTTGTCCCTATGCGATATGTAAAATGCTAGATAGATAGGCGATAGATCTTGCCATTATCCAATTTTTAGGGATATCTCTCTTGAATATCAAGATCGATTACATTATTACCAAAGTAATAATTCCCATATCAATTTACCAAAATTGATTGATTCGCCTTTCTTAATCACACTTCAACTCTAATTTAAAACTCAATTTGCCAACACAATATTTTGCTTCGCGATTACATTTTACACATTGAAAATGCGAAATCTTTGAGCTTTTACTTTCGGAGTTGAAGTCatgattaagaaaaaaaattatacgagaAGAAGTTCCGCGTAAACTGATACTGGCATATAACGGAAGTATTGTCTTGTCTGCGTTGGGCATTCTCTTGGTTTAATAATACTTGATGTCACAGAAcgtgtcaaaaaaaaaaaaaaaaaatctatattaattagaCCTGTATTTAAGCGCAGTTTGCTGCTATTAATGCAGAAACAGCAATCTAACATTGTGTTTTCCCCTTTCTTTTCTATGTGATTTCACGAAAATTGACGATGACCTGCTGCTGTCAAACATGGATGGTCGCCCTGAAACTGTACAAAATGTACTTACGGTACATCCGCAAATCACGCGCACACGCGTATCGTGTGTTCTTCTGATGCGAACGACATTCTCATCCAACAAAACTCGACTTTCCCATACGATTTCGCATTCTCTGCGTATTCCCGTAGGATTCGAAATCCTTTATGGATGCATACAACAATATGGATCGCGGTAATCGCGGGGGTTATAACGATGATCGCGGGCAGATAATGGATTTAATGGATATGAGAGTTGAGATGGGTAATATGGGTGGTAATCGCGGAGGTAGTGGTGGCAGTGGACGTTGGCAAGGAAACGACCGTAATCGCCCGGACGATTATCCTAACAAACGACGACGATATTAAAGCGCAATATCGATAACTTATTCCATTGATTTCATTTGAGATCATTCTGCAAATCGTACTATATCCTTCATTCATTCCTCACTTTTAATATCACTTTGTCTATCTGGATAACCAAAGAGGAAATGGAGGAGTAGTTGAGAGGATATGATTTACGAAAATAATGTCGGACATCGACTGGTATTAATGTATTGGTTTGCGAAATTCGACTGCGAATAAACGAGAACATGTGAGAATTTGACATTAGATGCGATAGCGTTTTGATACTTTGACAAATGTGTCCTTCGGATGACATTTCTTCTCCGGTAGTGCATGTACTCCGATTGAATATCAATTAACAATATTGATGTTAAGAGGATTAATGCCATCACTTGATATGTGTTTTAGAAATCTGCTTTGAACCGCTACTTCTATTCTGAAATCTATGCACAATATCTTCaattgaaaagtataatatttagcatatacttattaaattttattagacacaATTTATTCTACAGCCCAATCTCCAATGAACTTGAAAACTTGTCGTGGCTTGGAAATCATGATAAATTTGAGTCATGATTAATGTATCTCGTATTTATGatacataaacaaaatttcacTTATGTGATTTTGCGTAGACTCTTATTTTTGCACTTTCGATCTTTCATTTTCACGCACTCCTGTACTGTTCTGTTTTTCACTCGCTTTCTCGCTTTAACATCATCCTAAAGTCAGGAAAATGTGAAGTAGTAGAAAAACGGCGCCGCTTAAGTGCGTGAAATAAGAATTTCAAAGTGTAAATTCCAAAAGTTCACCATATCATAagtgtgaaatataaaattgtcacAAACTCGAGTCTTTTCATGAAGCTAACATAtgatgatatataaatatgaaaataagattgaaagtgattatttatttaaagatctTGGAAGgtgtaaataatcaaataatagagtataattttttctctctcatgACATTGCCCTTTTTTCAACaccaatattttatttgaatcacCTACTCTACATATGTACAATgacatcaattatttttttggctAAAAGCTTGACTTACATTGATTCACTTTCTTAACACGAAATTAGGTTACTTcactttattttgtattttatctagattataaagataatagtAGGATAATAGATCATTTTTTGTATAAGCGACGACAGACGTATGACTGGAATGAACTTTAACGTTTCCAAACAAGATTCGCACTAATACACTTGCTTTAccctgaaaatattaatattatgtcgTCATGTAGATGTATCGAGCATGATGATTGCATCATGATACACATAATGCAAAATCTGTCATTTCTTAAATGATAttcatcaataattattttagtataaggtattatacatatatagatatacacGCAGAGTATTATCTgcagatatataatattcaatacttTGTGAAGAATCTTAATCAACGGAAgcgtgattaaaaaaaaaaaaaaataaaggtatataataaaagcttATATATCTTGGTTACTGACTGATATCTATTATTCTATCTTTCATAAATAGCGTACATAGCTGGATTATAGATCTTGAAATATAGATCACATTTTTTCATGTTACGTAAAATATCTGATGATTGTAATTTTGCTTTCAGTT from Linepithema humile isolate Giens D197 chromosome 2, Lhum_UNIL_v1.0, whole genome shotgun sequence encodes:
- the LOC105667743 gene encoding hrp65 protein isoform X1, whose translation is MAGTETPNVKSETTSAPVENSNENPRDRNPPGGGNRGPRGRKGGTRFSGNRGGGMGGIGGGGGRNNEAMKMGDSMDGGMDNPMSEGMGGGMGGGGMGGGGMGMNRGGGMRGGGRGGRGGGDRSMPNRSQDDRLMERIMAISGPTHELPLQDTTEKKFSGRNRLYIGNLTNDVSEEEIQTMFQKYGEISELFVNKEKSFAFLRMDYKANAEAAKRELDGTMRKGRALKVRFAPHSSTIKIKNLTPWTSNELLERAFSVFGEIERAIVKVDERGKSTGEGIVEFCRKPSAQLALRKCTEGCYFITASLRPVVVEPFEQQDDVDGYPDKNLPRKNPEFFKARDIGPRFAQIGSFEHEYGTRWKQLHELYKQKEEALKREMAMEEEKLEAQMEFARYEHETELLREQLRMREADRERQKREWEMKERQAEEQRTREEELRRRQQEEMAMRIRRQEEELHRRQQENNLFMQEQAIRSGGGKNYDSVSNNDRDGYGQPDGGSGMPVDSKSFMDAYNNMDRGNRGGYNDDRGQIMDLMDMRVEMGNMGGNRGGSGGSGRWQGNDRNRPDDYPNKRRRY
- the LOC105667743 gene encoding protein no-on-transient A isoform X3 yields the protein MAGTETPNVKSETTSAPVENSNENPRDRNPPGGGNRGPRGRKGGTRFSGNRGGGMGGIGGGGGRNNEAMKMGDSMDGGMDNPMSEGMGGGMGGGGMGGGGMGMNRGGGMRGGGRGGRGGGDRSMPNRSQDDRLMERIMAISGPTHELPLQDTTEKKFSGRNRLYIGNLTNDVSEEEIQTMFQKYGEISELFVNKEKSFAFLRMDYKANAEAAKRELDGTMRKGRALKVRFAPHSSTIKIKNLTPWTSNELLERAFSVFGEIERAIVKVDERGKSTGEGIVEFCRKPSAQLALRKCTEGCYFITASLRPVVVEPFEQQDDVDGYPDKNLPRKNPEFFKARDIGPRFAQIGSFEHEYGTRWKQLHELYKQKEEALKREMAMEEEKLEAQMEFARYEHETELLREQLRMREADRERQKREWEMKERQAEEQRTREEELRRRQQEEMAMRIRRQEEELHRRQQENNLFMQEQAIRSGGGKNYDSVSNNDRDGYGQPDGGSGMPVERFTLTYDTIHL
- the LOC105667743 gene encoding hrp65 protein isoform X2, yielding MAGTETPNVKSETTSAPVENSNENPRDRNPPGGGNRGPRGRKGGTRFSGNRGGGMGGIGGGGGRNNEAMKMGDSMDGGMDNPMSEGMGGGMGGGGMGGGGMGMNRGGGMRGGGRGGRGGGDRSMPNRSQDDRLMERIMAISGPTHELPLQDTTEKKFSGRNRLYIGNLTNDVSEEEIQTMFQKYGEISELFVNKEKSFAFLRMDYKANAEAAKRELDGTMRKGRALKVRFAPHSSTIKIKNLTPWTSNELLERAFSVFGEIERAIVKVDERGKSTGEGIVEFCRKPSAQLALRKCTEGCYFITASLRPVVVEPFEQQDDVDGYPDKNLPRKNPEFFKARDIGPRFAQIGSFEHEYGTRWKQLHELYKQKEEALKREMAMEEEKLEAQMEFARYEHETELLREQLRMREADRERQKREWEMKERQAEEQRTREEELRRRQQEEMAMRIRRQEEELHRRQQENNLFMQEQAIRSGGGKNYDSVSNNDRDGYGQPDGGSGMPVIMDLMDMRVEMGNMGGNRGGSGGSGRWQGNDRNRPDDYPNKRRRY